In one window of Helianthus annuus cultivar XRQ/B chromosome 17, HanXRQr2.0-SUNRISE, whole genome shotgun sequence DNA:
- the LOC110924908 gene encoding extensin-1-like: MVDLVDPVDPAFADDADFDMEFVDPEPAMALEPVAAPDPVFEHDPIHAGAPIIDPVIADPPIDDHPVDVPLLEGDHAVAADHVDAPFIADVPVDPLVAPHLDPMFVQFDRALFEAHAGPRDEHAQHGWIDDDDEYPPFVVPVTPVPAPVSVSPEIPLHPIHITGVHHSDLPGMFHQFTPPARPGEGSSAHPFGHVPTPIPVVPQFSPVVPPVPPFPVSPFDPAREPFLWTSPPVMPPTDPYHPFHMGYSVEDPLVIDDV, translated from the exons ATGGTTGACCTAGTAGACCCAGTTGACCCTGCATTCGCTGACGATGCAGATTTTGATATGGAGTTCGTTgaccccgagcctgccatggcccttGAGCCGGTAGCTGCTCCTGACCCagtgtttgagcatgaccctattcacgCTGGCGCACCCATTATTGAtcctgtgattgctgacccacccATTGATGATCACCCTGTTGATGTTCCACTACTGGAGGGTGACCATGCTGttgctgctgatcatgttgaCGCCCCGTTTATCGCTGATGTACCCGTTGACCCTCTTGTTGCACCCCATCTTGACCCTATGTTTGTGCAGTTTGATCGTGCACTTTTTGAGGCACATGCTGGCCCACGAGATGAGCACGCCCAGCATGGGTGGATTGATGACGATGACGAGTACCCACCTTTCGTGGTACCGGTTACTCCCGTTCCTGCACCCGTGTCAGTTTCCCCTGAGATCCCTTTGCACCCCATTCATATTACTGGTGTTCACCACTCTGACCTACCTGGGATGTTTCatcagtttacacctccagctcgacctggagagggttcctcggcTCATCCCTTTGGACACGTACCGACACCTATCCCAGTTGTACCACAGTTTTCACCTGTTGTACCCCCTGTTCCTCCATTTCCTGTATCACCTTTTGATCCAGCCAGGGAGCCATTCCTTTGGACGtcaccacctgttatgccaccgaccgacccctaccatcccttccACATGGGGTATTCTGTTGAGGAT CCCTTAGTCATTGATGATGTATGA